A genomic region of Pseudorca crassidens isolate mPseCra1 chromosome 10, mPseCra1.hap1, whole genome shotgun sequence contains the following coding sequences:
- the ITIH1 gene encoding inter-alpha-trypsin inhibitor heavy chain H1 produces the protein MHGTMGLRGLLYVCLASLLTLQAMPAQGSPARSPKGGKKRPALDTAVDGVVIQSLKVNCKVTSRFSHCVITSQVVNSADEAKEVAFDVEIPRTAFISDFAITAGENAFLGDIKDKVTAWKQYRKAAISGENAGLARASGRTMEQFAIQVTIGPRSKATFRLTYEEVLRRKLMQYDIVIKVKPKQLVQHFEIDVDIFEPRGISKLDAQASFLPKERAAQLIKKSFSGKEGHVLFRPTVGQQQSCPTCSTTLLNGDFKVTYDVNRDKACDLLVADNHFAHFFAPQNLTKLNKNVVFVIDISSSMEGQKVKQTKEALLKILGDLRPGDYFDLVLFGSAVQSWRGSLVQASAANLDAARNFVQHFSLAGSTNLNGGLLQGIEILNKAQGSLPELSNHASILIMLTDGEPTEGVTDHTQILKNVRDAIRGKFPLYNLGFGHDVDLKFLEVMSLENNGRVQRIYEDHDATQQLQGFYEQVANPLLRDVELLYPRDAVSALTQHHHKQYYEGSEIIVAGRIADHKRSSFKADVQAYGEGQEFKTTCLVDEEEMKKLLRERGHMLENHVERLWAYLTIQELLAKWMKLEGAEKANVSAKALKMSLAYQFVTPLTSMTIRGMADQDGLEPLIDKALEDSLPLEMVGPRKTFVLLASQPSPTRPSSEIQQLPNQVTGVDTDPHFLIHVPQKEDTLCFNINEEPGVVLSLVQDPDTGFSVNGQLIGNEASGPGKHEGTYFGRLGIANPATGFQLEVTPQNITLNPGSGGPIFSWRDQASLRQNEVVVTINRKRNLVVSVEDGGTFEVVLHRVWKGSAICQDFLGFYVLDSHRMSARTHGLLGQFFHPFDYKVFDLHPGSDPTKTDATMVVKKRRLTVTRGLQKDYSKDPRHGAEVNCWFIHNNGDGLIDGVHTDYIVPDIF, from the exons ATGCACGGCACGATGGGGCTTCGGGGGCTGCTCTATGTGTGCCTGGCGTCCCTGCTCACCCTGCAGGCCATGCCCGCTCAGGGTTCACCCGCACGCAGTCCCAAAGGCGGCAAG AAGCGACCGGCTTTGGACACA GCTGTCGATGGCGTGGTCATCCAGAGTTTGAAAGTCAACTGCAAAGTCACCTCTCGCTTTTCCCACTGTGTCATCACCAGCCAAGTGGTCAACAGCGCCGACGAAGCCAAGGAAGTGGCCTTTGATGTGGAAATCCCCAGGACGGCCTTCATCAGCGACTTTGCCAT CACAGCAGGTGAAAATGCATTCCTCGGGGACATAAAGGACAAAGTGACTGCATGGAAGCAGTACCGGAAAGCAGCCATCTCAGGAGAGAACGCCGGCCTTGCCAG GGCCTCAGGGAGAACGATGGAGCAGTTTGCCATCCAGGTCACCATTGGTCCCCGGAGCAAGGCCACGTTCCGGCTGACCTACGAGGAGGTGCTGAGGCGAAAGCTTATGCAGTATGACATTGTCATCAAGGTCAAGCCCAAGCAGCTGGTGCAGCATTTTGAG ATCGACGTGGACATCTTTGAGCCTCGGGGGATCAGCAAGCTGGATGCCcaggcctccttcctccccaaggAACGGGCCGCCCAACTCATCAAGAAGTCCTTCTCAGGAAAAGAG GGTCATGTGCTTTTCCGTCCCACGGTGGGCCAGCAGCAATCCTGCCCCACATGCTCTACGACCTTGCTGAATGGGGACTTCAAGGTGACCTACGATGTCAATCGGGACAAGGCCTGTGACCTCCTG GTCGCTGATAACCACTTTGCCCACTTCTTTGCTCCCCAAAACCTGACAAAACTGAACAAGAATGTGGTTTTTGTGATTGACATCAGCTCCTCCATGGAAGGCCAGAAAGTGAAGCAG ACCAAGGAGGCGCTCCTTAAAATCCTGGGGGACTTGCGGCCAGGGGACTACTTCGACCTGGTCCTCTTTGGGTCTGCAGTGCAGTCCTGGAGGGGCTCGCTGGTGCAGGCATCTGCCGCCAATCTGGACGCAGCTCGGAACTTTGTGCAGCACTTCTCTCTGGCCGGGT CTACAAACCTGAATGGAGGTTTGCTCCAGGGAATTGAGATTTTGAACAAAGCTCAGGGAAGCCTCCCAGAGCTCAGCAACCATGCCTCTATTCTCATCATGCTGACAGATGGCGAGCCCACAGAGG GGGTGACGGATCATACCCAAATCCTTAAGAACGTCCGAGATGCCATCAGGGGCAAGTTCCCACTCTACAACTTGGGCTTCGGCCATGATGTGGACTTGAAATTCCTGGAGGTCATGTCCCTGGAGAACAACGGACGTGTCCAGAGAATCTACGAGGACCACGATGCCACCCAGCAGCTGCAG GGCTTCTACGAGCAGGTAGCCAACCCTCTGCTGAGGGATGTGGAGTTGCTGTACCCCAGGGATGCCGTCTCGGCCCTGACCCAGCACCACCATAAACAGTACTACGAAGGCTCGGAGATCATAGTGGCCGGGCGCATCGCTGACCACAAGCGGAGCAGCTTCAAGGCGGATGTGCAAGCCTATGGG GAGGGCCAAGAATTCAAGACGACCTGCCTGGTGGACGaggaagagatgaagaaactgctcCGAGAGCGGGGCCACATGCTGGAGAACCACGTCGAACGCCTGTGGGCCTACCTCACCATCCAGGAGCTGCTGGCCAAGTG GATGAAGTTGGAGGGGGCAGAGAAGGCCAACGTGTCAGCCAAGGCCCTGAAGATGTCGCTGGCCTATCAGTTTGTGACCCCGCTGACCTCCATGACCATCAGGGGCATGGCGGACCAAGACGGCCTGGAGCCCCTCATTGACAAGGCCCTGGAGG aTTCTCTGCCCTTGG AGATGGTGGGGCCCAGAAAGA CCTTCGTGCTGCTGGCCTCGCAGCCTTCTCCGACGCGGCCTAGCTCCGAGATCCAGCAGTTGCCAAACCAAGTGACTGGCG TGGACACTGACCCCCACTTCCTCATCCACGTGCCCCAGAAAGAGGACACTCTGTGCTTCAATATCAACGAGGAGCCTGGTGTGGTCCTGAGCCTGGTGCAGGACCCTGACACAG GCTTCTCAGTGAATGGCCAGCTCATCGGCAACGAGGCCAGTGGCCCTGGGAAGCACGAGGGCACGTACTTCGGGCGGCTGGGGATCGCAAACCCCGCAACAGGCTTCCAGCTGGAAGTGACTCCTCAGAACATCACGCTGAACCCTGGCTCTGGCGGACCCATATTCTCCTGGAGGGACCAGGCCTCACTGCGGCAGAATGA GGTGGTGGTGACCATCAACAGGAAGAGGAACCTGGTGGTGTCCGTGGAGGATGGGGGCACCTTCGAGGTCGTCCTGCACCGGGTATGGAAGGGGAGTGCCATCTGCCAGGACTTCCTGGGCTTCTACGTGCTGGATAGTCACCGGATGTCGGCACGGACACACGGGCTGCTGG GACAATTCTTCCACCCCTTTGATTATAAAGTGTTCGACCTCCACCCAGGCTCTGACCCCACAAAGACAGACGCCACGATGGTGGTGAAGAAACGCCGGCTGACGGTCACCAG GGGCTTGCAAAAAGACTACAGCAAAGACCCCCGGCATGGGGCTGAGGTGAACTGCTGGTTCATCCACAACAACGGGGATGGGCTGATCGACGGTGTTCACACTGACTATATCGTCCCCGACATCTTCTGA